AGCTGGAAATCAGGATCAGGAAGTATATTTGCCGGTTGGCTCGGCTTTCCGCGACGATTCTGGGAGTCATTTCCAATCACCTCTTGAGAGACTATAGGGACGAATCATTAAAAAAGGAGCCATCAGCGAAACCAGCGCGGCACCGCTCAATTGCCTGAAACTTCCGGACGTGGCCATCAGAAGTCCAAAAACGATAATTCCCGGGAGGATCACAAAATTAAATGCGGCCGCCAGCCCGGCGATAAGACAGCCAAACCAGTACGCCCAGAGCACCCGGAAAAACCGCCGGCCCGCCATCACGCCGACAATCGGATTCATCCGGAAACACGAAGGCCACAAGGTTCGAAGCCACTGCAAATTGCCCTGAAGCAGCCGTTTTCGCCGGCCCCAATCCATCCGGTTCTGCTGGGCGCCCGCGTCCTGGACCATCCCAACGGGATAAAGGATCACGCTGTCCGGATAGAGCGCTCGTAAAACCATGGGAATCACAACATCATCATTCAGCCAAAGGGTGTCACCGAGCGACGAGAGCGCCTTTTTCAACGGAAACACCTTATATCCCACCGTGGCTCCGTGAAGGCTGATCGGGCCGCCGCAAAGCGCCTCGGTCTGCTTGAGGAGCATTTCCAGACGCCAGAGGATCCGATGGAGCAGCCGGGCTTTCGCGGGCCGATAAGAGGGTGCGATCCCAATGACATTAGCCCCCTGGTGGATCTTCTGGAGAACATCGGAAAGAAAACTCTCCGGCCAGAGGACCCCCGCGTCAGCCAGAATAAGCCAATCCGCGCGGCTCTCCGCGATCCGGGTACGCAACGTGACCCATTTGCTCTTGTTTTCCAATGATTCCGTGACGAGAACGCCCGGGAATTGGCGAGCGGCTTGCGCCGTCTGATCGGTGCAGCCATCCGCGGCCACGTGAACAATTATTTTAGGTTTTGAAAAGACCGATGGAATGGCCTGAAGGGCCTGGACGGAACGGTGGATGCTGGTCAAGGTGTCCGTAATCCTTCCGGCTTCGTTATGCGCAGGAATTACGATTTCCAGCAGCGATACAGGGACACCGGATTCGTGGGTGGGCTTTCCTTCATTCCAGCGCTGAAATCGATAAAACGGCAATGCCAGCAATGGCCAAAGCACGGAACATCCCAGAAGTCCAAAAATACCTATAAATAGAAATAAATAAACCATTATTACACTCAGGAGACCGTGCCATAACGACACACTTCGTCATTCCCCGCGGTCTTTGGCGGGGAATCCATCATTGTCGTACGTTGTTCATAGATCCCCGGCCAGTGACCGCCGGGGATGACGGATTGTGACACAATCTTCAAACGCCCTCCCATTACATTGGAATCGTATTAGCGCTTACGCAGATGACTTCGAGAAGCGGATATTACGTTGATTTTTTCCACAGTGCTAGAACCTGGGGTTGGAAACTTTCCGCAAACATATTGTCGCACAGCTCTGACTACGAGACAATGGGTCGAAAGGCCAAAATTCAATCAACACTCAAAAAACTGCGAAAACAAACGAATAAACGCTATTAAAAGGGAAAAACGCCCTGTTTAGGCGTTGTAAAGATATTCCGTTATGCTTGAACGACTTATTAAAACAACTACCTTCTATTATTTTACAATAATTGTGCCCAAATTGGGCACAATATTACAATGAAATCCACGCGATTATTATATTTCATTTTTTTGGGGATTTTGGTCCCCGGTGTTTTGAGTGCAATGGGTAGGCGCCCTGTCCAGCGGGTTCACTACAGCAGCTGGATGGTTTATTGGGATTCCGTGAACGGGGCAAACGCTCTCGATCGCTATGCCGACCGCCTGGAGGATGTCGGGGTTTTTGCCTATCACTTCGATGCTTCCGGGCGATTAATCCCGGCCGGGGATATGGTGCGGTCCCATTCACCGAAGATGTTTATCACCGTTGTCAATGATTGGGCGGCGGGACCGGCGACCAAACTCAAGGATCCGGAGATCGTGCATCAGGCGATCGGCACTCCCCAGGCACGGGCCGCGCATATCCAGCAATTAATGGAATTAGCCAGAGCCGCAGACGGAGTGGAAATCGACTATGAGCGTCTGGACCTTGCGGACCGGGACGCTTTTTCGATCTTCATCCGAGAGCTGGCCAGCGCTCTCCATGCGCAAAAGAAGCGGCTGTCCGTTGTCCTTCAGCCGCGCCTGGCCCGGACGCCGGAGTCCGGCCGTGGCGGAGCAGGGACGATAGACTGGAAAGCGGTAACCGAATCGGTTGACCGCGTGAGGGTGATGGCGTATTTTGAGCATTCCGCTGACACTCCTCCGGGGTCCATCGCTTCCCTTTCGTGGGTGAGGGAACTGGCGGTGTTCGCTTTGGGGATCGTCCCTCCTGAAAAGTTGTGCATCGCTCTCCATCTCGGGGGGTTTGACTGGGAAGACGGTCAGAGGGGCCGTCCGATCGAATACTCTGAAGCGGTCCGAATCGCTGTCCGCAGCGGGAACCAGATCCTTTTCGACAAAGACAGCGGTTCGGGATATTTTCAATATTCGGAAGCCGGGAAAAACCACCGGGTGTGGATCGAAACGGATCAGGGGCTTCGTGAAAAAGTAGAACTCCTCCGCCGCCTGGGAATTGGCCAGGTCGGTTTGTGGCGGCTCGGCAGCGGCGACCCGGCTTTCTGGGAGTCTCTCCCCCGGGTTCCTTGACGTTCCAGTTGCGGATTCTGTAGACTGCCTTTGAATTTCAGGGAGGACAAATCACCATGTCTGACGATAAATTTGACAGCATTGTTGTAGGCGCCGGTCCGGCCGGGGTCTCCGCCGCGATCACCATGGCCCGCGCCGGGCTCAATGTCGCGCTCTTGGAGCGCGGCGAGTATCCTGGAGCCAAAAATGTTCAGGGAGCCGTCCTTTATTCCAAGATGCTCCAGGACGTCATGCCCGAGTTCTGGAAGGATTGCCCGCTGGAGCGCGCGATCGTTGAAGAAAATATCTGGATTCTGACGGACACCTCCGGCATCAAGGCGGGATATAAATCGCCGGAGTACGCCCAATCGGAACCCGCGAACTGCTACACAATCATCCGGGTAGCGTTCGACAAATGGTTTTCCAAGAAGGCCGAAGAAGCCGGCGTAACGCTCGTGACCGGCGTCACGGTCAGCGATCTTGTGAAGAAGGACGGCCGCATCGTTGGCGTCAAGACGACGGATGGCGATGAGCTGCTGGCGAGCGTCGTCATCGCCTGCGACGGCGCCAATTCCATCCTGGCCCAGAAAGCGGGACTGCATCACGAATGGCGTCCGGATGAGATCGCGCTGGGCGTCAAAGAGATCCTGGCGCTTCCGCGCGAGAAAATTGAAGACCGTTTTGGCCTGGAGAAGAACCAGGGGAGCACGATCGAAATGGTCGGCGATTTCACCAAAGGGATGATGGGCTACGCGTTTCTCTATACCAATCAGGAGTCACTGGCCTTCGGCCTGGGATGCGCCCTGGATGACTTCCAGAAGACCAACGCCAAACCGTACGATTTGCTGGAAGAATTCAAACGACATCCGTTGATCCGTCCGCTGATCGAGGGATCCAAGTCGGTCGAATACTCCGCGCATATCATTCCGGAAGGCGCCTGGCCGTCCATGCCGCCTCTCTACACCGACGGGCTGCTGATCGCCGGAGACGCCGCGCAGATGATCAACCCGTCGCACCGGGAAGGCTCCAACATGGCGATGAAAGCCGGACAGCTGGCCGGCGAGACGGTGGTGGAGGCGAAGAAGACCGGTCATTATGACGCGAAGACGTTGTCGCTCTACCGGAAAAAGCTGGATGACTCCTTTGTCCTCAAGGACATGTACGACCACAAGGATGTCGAAGTCAAAGTGCGCCACAACCGGGAACTAATGACCCTTTATCCGGGTCTCCTGAACAAAGCCGCTCATGACTATTTCCTGGTCGATGGCGCACCCAAGCGGGACCACATGCGAAGGATCGTGCAGCGTTTCCGCCGCGAACGGGGGGTCGTCAATCTGGTCAAGGATGCCTGGGCTCTGCGCAAGCTCGTTGGCGAATTTAGTATAGGGTAAGACCCGCGGCGGATGAGTTCATCGCCGCAGGTCCCGTCGAAGAGGAATTGCGAACGGGAGAGGAATTTATGGCTGACGAAAGACCGCTGACACTGGAAGATAAACTGGGATTGCTGACGTATAAGGGCGATCACCAGACGCACATCAAGATCACCGACGCCAAGGTCTGCCTGAACTGCCCGAAAAAACCCTGCGTGACGGCCTGCCCGGCGGGGGTCTATACGTGGGACGACGTTCAGAAAAAGATTATTATGGCTTACGAGAATTGCGTCGAGTGCGGCGCGGCCCGGATGATGTGTCCGTTCTACAACATCGAGTGGGTCCCGCCCCGCGGCGGGTTTGGGGTCGCGTATAAATATGGATGATTTGTTCGGGCGGACACCGCTTACTACTGCGGTGCCTGCGCGCTACGGGAAATTGCGGAAGCGCGGGCAGCGGTCCGCCCCTACATTCCCTTAATCTCGTACGACTTCAACTCCTTCACGTACTGCCCGCCGTCGTATTTGACCTGACCAACGCCTTCCGCATACCAGGCGTTTTCATCGATAATCTCATCCCCGCGTTTCTCGTGGTAATGCAGTTTGATGCAGTGGAACCGGCCCGCCGGCACGTCCACATCCTCCCAGCCGACGACGTCCCCGTCGAAGATGATCGGTTTGTCCATGAGCAGGCGCACTTTTAAACGCCCTTCCCAGTGAACGTGCGTTCCGGGTTCCAGCGGGAAGATAACCCTCGGCACCGGCGGAGTGAAGCGGGTATAGACCTCGGGCGTCAACGCTTTGCTCAACCCCAGTTTCTGGATAAAAATTCCTTTTTCATTGCGAAGCAGAAATTCCCGCATCTGCCCGCGCTTATCCCGCTGGGTCATGATCATGCCGGCGGCGCCGGTTTCCCGGTCATCCCAGGGGCCCTCCATCGTGACCTTCATCTCGAAACGGTCATTTTTTGTCTTATTCAGCGTGTCGTAAACCCACGTCGAAGCCTTCCCCCAGGGGAAAAAGGCACTGGAAAGCGTCTCGGAGTGGGCTTTAAAGAATCCGGAAAGAATGAGACCAATGAAAAGCCATGCCCTGCCGTCATTGCGAACGAAGCGAAGCAATCTCGGTGTTCCGGCGTAGAGGCGAGATTGCTTCGGCAACACGGAGTGCCTCGCAATGACATCACTTCGAAAACACGCAATTTTTCGCATGAACCGATTATATAAAACCATTGAAACTCCAAAAGTCGAGGGCTAGACTTGTCACGGTTATAAAAGCTATGCGATTTTTCGAATCTTTCATGCGCTTCTTGATGCTGGCGGTCCTCCTGACGGTTTGGCCGCTGCCTGCCGCCATCCCCGCGTCCGCGCCCACGACGGCCTCCCCGGCCTCGTCCGCTCCCGACATGACCCTGCTCGAGCAGGAATCCAAATATGAACGGGAGAAAACGCAGTACCTGCAGGAGAACATCCTGGATAAAATTCTGGGGCCTGGAAAAGCCGTGGTCATCGTCAACGTGGAAATGGGTCTGGAAACCCGGACCATGGAAATGGGGATGAATAAGTCGAAAAGCGACAAGAAAAAAGCTGAAGGAGAAAATGGCGAACCGCTGCCCGTGCCGCCCGCCCGGGTGCTGGTCCCGGGCGTGCCGATGCCCAAGTCGGCTTTTCAGCTGGAAGAAGACCGCGGCGGAGAATCCAAGGAATCCGGCGGCCAGATGCAGCAGAAACGGTATGAAGCCCGGACCACCATTAAGAAGTTGCTCATTACGGTTTTGTACGACAAAAAAGTTCCCGGCGATACGCTCCTGGCTGCGAAACAGGCGATCGTGGCGACGATGAAGGTCGCCGACAATCAGCTCGTTTTCACGCCCACCACCTTCACCGAAACCGCCTGGCAGCAGGTCCTCACGCCGAAGTGGTTGATCCCGATCGCGCTGGCGTTGTGGCTGCTGCTCTTTTTGTTCGGACCGCTGGCCAGTTTTTTCCGCCGTTTGAACGCGGCGCTCGAAGATAAAACCCAGAAAATTGAACAAACCACGCAGCTCACGGAAGAGAGTGAGATGGCCTCTGAAGAAGAGGGCGAACAGGCCGGTGCTGAGGGAGAAGGTGAAGGCGCCGAGGGAGAGGGTGAAGAGGAGAAAGGGGCTGAGGAAGAGATGAAAAAGTTTGAACCGTTTACCTATGTGTCGGAGCAAAATTTGAAAGGACTGGCGTACCTCCTCCGGAAAGAAGAGCCCTGGATCATCGCCCTGGTCCTTTCCTACCTGAAGCCGGAGTTCGCCAAGGAAGTGTTCGCGTCCATGCCTCCTGAACTGCAGGCGCGCGTGGCCGTGGAAACCGCCACCATCCGCCAAACGTCGCTGGAGCAGGTGATGTCCATCGACGAGTACATCAAGAAAAAGATTGATTTCGTGCTGGGTGGCATTGAAAACCTCCTGAAAATCCTGAACGAGGCGGACAAGACCACGCGCGAGAACATTCTGGACTATCTGCGCAACGAGAAGCCGGTGTTGTACGAGCGGGTCCGCGATGAAGTGGTTCTCTTTGAGGATATTCTGAAGTTCCCTGACAACGCGATTCAGGGCATCGTGCGGGAGGTGGGCACCGAATCCCTGAGCCGCGCGCTGCGGGGTGCGGCGCCGGAATACATGAACAAGTTCTTTGCCAACATGTCCGCGGGCGCGGCCGCCCTCCTGAAAGAATCCATGGATTACGGCCGGCCTTTGACGCCCGAGCAGATCGAAGACGAGCGCCGGGCGCTGATGGAGCTGATCTCCAAGCTGGAAAAGGAAGGCAAGATCGTGATCCGCAAGAAACGGAAGATGGGCATTCTCGAGGGAGAAGAAGCGGCGGATGACAGCCAGCCCTTGAATTTTGACTCCTCGCCGCAGGCTCCTCCGGCGCCTCAGCCGGCTCCGCCCGCTCAGGCGGCGGATCCCGTCAAAGCCCGGGAGTATTTCCAGTCCGGAGCGGCGGCTTATGAACAAGGGCGTTTTGCGGAAGCGGTCCAGAATTTCCATTACGCCAAGCAGGCCCAGCCGGATTTCTGGCAGGCCTATCAGTACCTGGGAGCGGCGTATGACGCGCAAGGCATGATCAACGAGGCCATGGGCGCCTATGAACGCATGCTGGAGATGAATCCCGACGAGTCGCTGCGCGTCTGGGTCGAAAACTGGAAAGCGCAGCGGGGACAGAGCGGGAAACGGGAGAAAGCCGGATGATTTATCTCCATCGTTTGAACGGACAGGACATCACGATCAATGCCGAGCTGGTGGAATGCATTGAATCGCATGGGGTGGAAACGGTGGTCAGTTTGACCACCGGCAACCGGCTGGTCGTGAAGGAACCCGTCGCGGAAGTCGTCCAGCGCATCCTCGCGTATCGCCAGGCTGTCTATTCAGACCGGAAACCAATAGCACTTGTTGAGGGACCTGCGGCGGATGAGTTCATCGCCGCAAGTCCCGTCGAAGAGGAAGAGCGAACGGGAGGCCCGTCATGTCATTAACAGTCATTGCCGTGGCCGGAATCGTGCTTGGCTTTCTCTGCATGATGGTGGGATTTTTGATGGACAGCGGAGCCGGGCGGGGTTCGGGTGCAGCCAAGGTGAAACAGTCGCGGCACGTTCGAAGATTAAAAACGGCGCATGGACATTGAGATTTGTAGGGGCGGCCGGCTGGCCGCCCGCCATTCACGTTTGAATGGTTTGTCATGGGGATATCCGGGCGTGCAGCCGCACGCCCCTACGAGGTGTAAATCATGGACATCGCAACACTTTTAGGCATCGTCGTCGGATTCGCGCTGGTCATCGCCTCGGTCCTGCTCGGAGAGGGGGTCGCCGGGTTTAAACCGTTTCTGAATTATGAGGCCTTTCTGATCGTCATGGGCGGCACCTTCTGCGCGCTGCTGGTGAATTACCCGATTTCGCAGGTTTTCGGCCTGGCCCGGGTGCTCAAAAAAGTGATGAAGGCCAGCGATGAGGATACCTCGGAGATCGTCACGACCTTTGTCAATTTTGCCAAGAAAGGCCGCACCGACGGATTTCTGGCGCTGGAAGGCGATGTCAAACTCGTGAAGAACGATTTTCTCAAACGCGGCGTTCAGCTGGTCATCGACGGTTCCGACCAGGAGTTCATCCGCAACATGATGGAAACGGAACTGGGGTTCATCCGCGAACGGCACAAGGTGGGCGCGGAGATCTTCAACTCGCTGGGCACCTACAGCCCGGCGTTCGGCATCATCGGAACGGTGCTCGGCATGATCCTCATGCTGAACTCGATTTCCAATGTGGAAGAGGTTCCCCGGCGCATGGCGTTGTGCCTGGCGGCCGCTTTTTTCGGCCTGGGCTCCGGCTACCTGATCTTTCTGCCGATGGGTGGCAAACTGCGCCGGCGCTCGGAAGAAGAGCTTTTGATCAAAGAAATTATCATCCGGGGCGTGCTGCTGCTCCAGAGCGGGGTCAGCCCGTCGATTATGGAGGCCAATCTGAAAGCGTATCTCGAACCGGCTAAACGAGCGCTCATCAAGCAAGCGGTCTAACCCATGCCTTTAAAAGAACGTGACATGATCTCCATGTCGGACCCGCGGGTGTGTCAGATCGGGCACCCGGCGCCGCCGTGGCTTGTCAACTACGCGGACCTCATGACGGAGCTGGTCTGCTTTTTCATTATTCTCTACGCGATGACCGCGGCCCTGAATAAGGACCTGCAAAAAGCCAAGAAGGAAGTCGAACAAGCCATGAAACAGGAGCAGGTCGCCGGTGAGGTCAAGGTTACGAAAGATGGCATGCAGATTACCCTTCAGGAAAAAGGAGAAAATATTTTTTTCGAAAGCGGTTCGTCGGATCTGTCTCCCCGGATGGAGGAAATTCTTGCCAAAATTGCTCCGACCCTGAACACCCTGGCCAAAGAGAGCCATGATATTGTGGTGGAGGGCCATACCGACGACGTCCCGATCCATAACACTCATTTTTCGTCCAACTGGGAGCTCTCCACCGCGCGGGCCACGAGCGTGGTTCAACACCTGATTCAATCCCAGGGATTGCCGGCCAAACATATGGCCGCGATCGGATATGGCGAGTACCATCCCCTGGTGGCCAACAATACCGATGAGCATCGTTCCGCCAACCGCCGTGTGGTGTTCTTCGTGAAAAACAAACCGCCCGATTACAGCAAAGGCGACAAAAAAACGAAGGTCTCCAAAAACGCCGAAACGCCCCCGGTTGAACAGGCTTCAGCGCTTGAGGCTGTGACTGGCGCTCTGCCGGAGGAAATGCCATCAGAAACAGCGGCTTCCGCCGAACCCACGACCGACTCCGCCCTTCCGCTTCCCCAGGAAGCCCCCGCCGGTGGCCAGTAAGATTTAACCTGGATTTAACAAAGCGATTCAGCTTGAAAAGACAAACGTATTCGCAGAATTGCCGTCGGGACCGTCTCCCTCCCTTGTAATTACTGCAAAAAGAGAGAATACTTAAGTATGCACCCTTTCCGTCGGATGAGTCCGATCCTCACGAAACGGGGGATTCTCACCGTCGAGTCCGTGCTCGGCATTCTGATCCTGTCGGTTGTCGGGATCGTTGGCGGAATCGCTCTGATTAAAGCCAGCCAATCCATCACGCACATCCGGATGGCCAAAAAGGCCGCGGTGC
The window above is part of the Elusimicrobiota bacterium genome. Proteins encoded here:
- a CDS encoding glycosyltransferase, with amino-acid sequence MVYLFLFIGIFGLLGCSVLWPLLALPFYRFQRWNEGKPTHESGVPVSLLEIVIPAHNEAGRITDTLTSIHRSVQALQAIPSVFSKPKIIVHVAADGCTDQTAQAARQFPGVLVTESLENKSKWVTLRTRIAESRADWLILADAGVLWPESFLSDVLQKIHQGANVIGIAPSYRPAKARLLHRILWRLEMLLKQTEALCGGPISLHGATVGYKVFPLKKALSSLGDTLWLNDDVVIPMVLRALYPDSVILYPVGMVQDAGAQQNRMDWGRRKRLLQGNLQWLRTLWPSCFRMNPIVGVMAGRRFFRVLWAYWFGCLIAGLAAAFNFVILPGIIVFGLLMATSGSFRQLSGAALVSLMAPFLMIRPYSLSRGDWK
- a CDS encoding glycosyl hydrolase family 18 protein, encoding MGRRPVQRVHYSSWMVYWDSVNGANALDRYADRLEDVGVFAYHFDASGRLIPAGDMVRSHSPKMFITVVNDWAAGPATKLKDPEIVHQAIGTPQARAAHIQQLMELARAADGVEIDYERLDLADRDAFSIFIRELASALHAQKKRLSVVLQPRLARTPESGRGGAGTIDWKAVTESVDRVRVMAYFEHSADTPPGSIASLSWVRELAVFALGIVPPEKLCIALHLGGFDWEDGQRGRPIEYSEAVRIAVRSGNQILFDKDSGSGYFQYSEAGKNHRVWIETDQGLREKVELLRRLGIGQVGLWRLGSGDPAFWESLPRVP
- a CDS encoding FAD-dependent oxidoreductase; the encoded protein is MSDDKFDSIVVGAGPAGVSAAITMARAGLNVALLERGEYPGAKNVQGAVLYSKMLQDVMPEFWKDCPLERAIVEENIWILTDTSGIKAGYKSPEYAQSEPANCYTIIRVAFDKWFSKKAEEAGVTLVTGVTVSDLVKKDGRIVGVKTTDGDELLASVVIACDGANSILAQKAGLHHEWRPDEIALGVKEILALPREKIEDRFGLEKNQGSTIEMVGDFTKGMMGYAFLYTNQESLAFGLGCALDDFQKTNAKPYDLLEEFKRHPLIRPLIEGSKSVEYSAHIIPEGAWPSMPPLYTDGLLIAGDAAQMINPSHREGSNMAMKAGQLAGETVVEAKKTGHYDAKTLSLYRKKLDDSFVLKDMYDHKDVEVKVRHNRELMTLYPGLLNKAAHDYFLVDGAPKRDHMRRIVQRFRRERGVVNLVKDAWALRKLVGEFSIG
- a CDS encoding 4Fe-4S dicluster domain-containing protein, which codes for MTLEDKLGLLTYKGDHQTHIKITDAKVCLNCPKKPCVTACPAGVYTWDDVQKKIIMAYENCVECGAARMMCPFYNIEWVPPRGGFGVAYKYG
- a CDS encoding FliG C-terminal domain-containing protein, which codes for MRFFESFMRFLMLAVLLTVWPLPAAIPASAPTTASPASSAPDMTLLEQESKYEREKTQYLQENILDKILGPGKAVVIVNVEMGLETRTMEMGMNKSKSDKKKAEGENGEPLPVPPARVLVPGVPMPKSAFQLEEDRGGESKESGGQMQQKRYEARTTIKKLLITVLYDKKVPGDTLLAAKQAIVATMKVADNQLVFTPTTFTETAWQQVLTPKWLIPIALALWLLLFLFGPLASFFRRLNAALEDKTQKIEQTTQLTEESEMASEEEGEQAGAEGEGEGAEGEGEEEKGAEEEMKKFEPFTYVSEQNLKGLAYLLRKEEPWIIALVLSYLKPEFAKEVFASMPPELQARVAVETATIRQTSLEQVMSIDEYIKKKIDFVLGGIENLLKILNEADKTTRENILDYLRNEKPVLYERVRDEVVLFEDILKFPDNAIQGIVREVGTESLSRALRGAAPEYMNKFFANMSAGAAALLKESMDYGRPLTPEQIEDERRALMELISKLEKEGKIVIRKKRKMGILEGEEAADDSQPLNFDSSPQAPPAPQPAPPAQAADPVKAREYFQSGAAAYEQGRFAEAVQNFHYAKQAQPDFWQAYQYLGAAYDAQGMINEAMGAYERMLEMNPDESLRVWVENWKAQRGQSGKREKAG
- a CDS encoding flagellar FlbD family protein, whose product is MIYLHRLNGQDITINAELVECIESHGVETVVSLTTGNRLVVKEPVAEVVQRILAYRQAVYSDRKPIALVEGPAADEFIAASPVEEEERTGGPSCH
- a CDS encoding MotA/TolQ/ExbB proton channel family protein, yielding MDIATLLGIVVGFALVIASVLLGEGVAGFKPFLNYEAFLIVMGGTFCALLVNYPISQVFGLARVLKKVMKASDEDTSEIVTTFVNFAKKGRTDGFLALEGDVKLVKNDFLKRGVQLVIDGSDQEFIRNMMETELGFIRERHKVGAEIFNSLGTYSPAFGIIGTVLGMILMLNSISNVEEVPRRMALCLAAAFFGLGSGYLIFLPMGGKLRRRSEEELLIKEIIIRGVLLLQSGVSPSIMEANLKAYLEPAKRALIKQAV
- a CDS encoding flagellar motor protein MotB, giving the protein MISMSDPRVCQIGHPAPPWLVNYADLMTELVCFFIILYAMTAALNKDLQKAKKEVEQAMKQEQVAGEVKVTKDGMQITLQEKGENIFFESGSSDLSPRMEEILAKIAPTLNTLAKESHDIVVEGHTDDVPIHNTHFSSNWELSTARATSVVQHLIQSQGLPAKHMAAIGYGEYHPLVANNTDEHRSANRRVVFFVKNKPPDYSKGDKKTKVSKNAETPPVEQASALEAVTGALPEEMPSETAASAEPTTDSALPLPQEAPAGGQ